In Eleginops maclovinus isolate JMC-PN-2008 ecotype Puerto Natales chromosome 10, JC_Emac_rtc_rv5, whole genome shotgun sequence, the following proteins share a genomic window:
- the oat gene encoding ornithine aminotransferase, mitochondrial translates to MLLHLSRNLSRVAPILSRSVHSGTRPASTAATKLPSDRLLTAEEIYTREDKYGAHNYHPLPVALERGKGIYVWDVDGNRYYDFLSAYSAVNQGHCHPKIIAALSAQASKLTLTSRAFYNNVLGTYEEYVTGLFGYDKVLPMNTGVEGGETACKLARKWAYNVKGVPKNQAKIIFADGNFWGRTMAAISSSTDPSSYEGFGPYMPGFELVPYNNIPELEKALQDPNVAAFMVEPIQGEAGVVVPDKGYLTKVRELCTKYNVLWIDDEVQTGLARTGRRLAVDHEEVRPDIVVLGKALSGGVYPVSAVLCDDEIMLTIKPGEHGSTYGGNPVACQVAMAALEVLEDEKLAENSQRMGELLRNELRKLPNDIVTTVRGKGLLNAVVIKETQNYNAWEVCLRLRDNGLLAKPTHGDIIRLAPPLIIKEDEMHKCIDIIQRTILSF, encoded by the exons ATGCTTCTCCACCTCAGCCGCAACTTGAGCCGTGTCGCCCCCATTCTGAGTCGCAGTGTCCACTCTGGCACCCGTCCTGCCTCCACTGCTGCGACCAAACTCCCGTCAGACCGCCTGCTCACTGCTGAGGAAATCTACACACGAGAGGACAAGTATGGAGCGCACAACTACCACCCCTTGCCTGTGGCCTTAGAGAGGGGGAAGG GCATCTATGTGTGGGATGTGGATGGCAACCGATATTATGACTTCCTGAGTGCTTACAGTGCAGTAAACCAGGGCCACTGTCACCCAAAGATCATAGCTGCGCTCAGTGCTCAGGCCTCCAAACTCACTCTGACTTCCAGAGCCTTCTACAACAATGTGCTGGGAACCTACGAGGAGTACGTCACAGGCTTGTTTGGCTATGACAAAGTTTTACCCATGAATACAG GGGTTGAAGGTGGTGAGACGGCCTGCAAGCTTGCCCGCAAGTGGGCCTATAATGTAAAGGGGGTTCCCAAAAACCAGGCCAAAATCATTTTTGCCG ATGGAAACTTCTGGGGCCGCACCATGGCGGCCATCTCCAGCTCTACAGACCCCAGCAGTTATGAAGGCTTCGGTCCCTACATGCCAGGCTTTGAACTCGTCCCTTACAACAACATCCCAGAACTGGAG AAAGCTCTTCAGGACCCAAATGTGGCTGCATTCATGGTGGAGCCCATCCAGGGGGAGGCTGGTGTGGTGGTGCCAGACAAGGGCTACCTGACCAAAGTCAGAGAACTTTGCACCAAATACAAT GTGCTGTGGATTGATGATGAGGTGCAGACAGGCCTGGCGAGGACCGGCCGGCGCCTGGCTGTGGACCACGAGGAGGTCCGCCCAGACATCGTGGTCCTGGGCAAAGCTCTTTCTGGGGGAGTTTACCCT gtttctgctgtgctgtgtgaTGATGAGATCATGCTGACCATCAAGCCCGGAGAGCACGGCTCCACATATGGAGGAAACCCCGTGGCCTGTCAGGTCGCCATGGCTGCACTTGAG gtgCTTGAGGATGAGAAGCTCGCAGAGAATTCTCAGAGGATGGGAGAGCTGCTGAGGAACGAGCTGAGAAAACTGCCCAACGACATCGTGACAACAGTCAGAGGGAAAGGCCTTCTCAACGCAGTCGTCATCAAAGAGACCCAAA ACTATAACGCCTGGGAGGTGTGCTTACGCCTTCGTGACAACGGACTGCTGGCCAAGCCCACACACGGTGACATCATCCGCCTGGCCCCCCCTCTCATCATCAAAGAGGACGAGATGCACAAATGTATCGACATCATCCAGAGAACCATCCTTTCCTTCTGA